The following are encoded together in the Adhaeribacter arboris genome:
- a CDS encoding SDR family oxidoreductase, whose amino-acid sequence MNISNNTILITGGTSGLGLEFTRQLVDWGNTVLVTGRDLSKLGKTKKIFPQVHIFQSDVSDPKAIRELYERVITQFPNLNVLINNAGEMRKINLHDVSYDLENITREIEINLSGPIRMVQQFLPHLKTQKAAAILNVTSGIALIPFPISPIYGASKSGLRSYTKSLRIQMKNTSVKVFELVAPGAKTPLNDKFEKDVDPKTLMDPGKLVAIAIKGIENDTLDIYPGLAKLLKIASRVAPGFLLQQLSKPVDKMQLDQ is encoded by the coding sequence ATGAATATCAGCAATAATACCATCCTTATTACCGGTGGCACCAGTGGCTTAGGGCTTGAATTTACCAGGCAATTAGTTGATTGGGGAAATACCGTCCTCGTAACCGGCAGAGACCTTTCCAAACTGGGGAAGACCAAAAAAATCTTTCCCCAAGTGCATATTTTTCAAAGCGACGTAAGCGACCCAAAAGCAATCCGTGAACTTTATGAGAGGGTAATCACGCAATTTCCAAACCTTAATGTATTAATAAATAATGCAGGCGAAATGCGAAAAATAAACCTGCACGACGTTTCGTATGATTTGGAGAATATTACCAGAGAAATTGAAATTAATTTATCGGGGCCCATTCGTATGGTACAGCAGTTTTTGCCCCATTTAAAAACGCAAAAAGCCGCGGCCATTTTAAACGTAACATCAGGGATTGCCCTCATCCCATTTCCCATCTCGCCCATTTACGGTGCTTCAAAGTCCGGGCTTCGGTCTTATACAAAGTCTTTGCGTATTCAAATGAAAAACACTAGCGTCAAGGTTTTCGAGTTAGTGGCACCAGGGGCAAAAACCCCTTTGAATGATAAATTTGAAAAAGACGTTGACCCTAAAACATTGATGGACCCCGGCAAATTAGTTGCCATTGCTATAAAAGGTATAGAAAATGACACTTTAGACATTTATCCCGGTCTTGCCAAACTCCTAAAAATAGCCAGCAGGGTTGCACCCGGCTTTTTATTGCAACAACTTAGCAAGCCGGTCGACAAAATGCAATTAGACCAATAA
- a CDS encoding bestrophin family protein, which translates to MVVKKNVSLKDILSFAGHHFIWFTAWSVSVACLYYFTDLKQFSIPWLPLSLIGTAVAFYVGFKNNQAYDRVWEGRKIWGSIVNSSRSWGSMVKHFANNQHTTQPRYQDEINALKEKIIYRHIAWVYTLRSQLLINTDWEHVNLKGSYGKLGQQRQKKFGTGLFEDGIMETNLSDYLPKEELALLDNFENTATHIIDKQAEELTKLRSLNLIDDFRHMELQKILNEFYAFQGMAERIKKFPLPRQYANASFIFVCLFIFMLPFGMVSEFSKLGNWGIWLSVPFMVIVGWIFVVMELVGDYSENPFEGLATDVPMLSICRTIEIDLLQMLGKKDIPKPIQAKNGILM; encoded by the coding sequence ATGGTAGTCAAAAAAAATGTGTCGCTTAAGGACATTTTAAGCTTTGCCGGCCATCATTTTATTTGGTTTACTGCCTGGTCCGTAAGTGTTGCTTGTTTGTATTATTTTACAGACCTTAAGCAATTTTCAATTCCCTGGCTACCCTTGTCTTTGATAGGTACGGCGGTAGCCTTTTACGTGGGTTTTAAAAACAACCAGGCTTATGACAGAGTATGGGAAGGTCGTAAAATTTGGGGTAGCATTGTAAATAGTAGCAGAAGCTGGGGTAGTATGGTGAAGCATTTTGCAAATAATCAGCATACTACTCAACCCAGATACCAGGACGAAATCAATGCACTTAAAGAAAAAATTATTTACCGTCATATTGCCTGGGTGTATACTTTACGCAGCCAATTGCTTATTAATACAGACTGGGAACACGTAAACTTAAAAGGTAGTTACGGTAAATTGGGACAGCAACGGCAAAAAAAATTCGGTACTGGGCTCTTTGAAGATGGAATAATGGAAACCAACCTTTCTGACTACTTGCCCAAAGAGGAACTGGCACTACTTGATAATTTTGAAAACACTGCTACGCACATTATAGACAAACAAGCCGAAGAATTAACCAAACTTAGAAGCCTCAATTTAATTGACGATTTTAGGCACATGGAGTTGCAAAAAATACTGAACGAATTTTACGCTTTCCAGGGCATGGCGGAGCGGATAAAAAAATTTCCCTTGCCACGCCAATATGCAAACGCCAGTTTCATTTTTGTATGCCTGTTTATATTTATGTTGCCATTTGGTATGGTGTCGGAATTTTCGAAACTGGGCAACTGGGGAATTTGGCTTTCCGTTCCGTTCATGGTAATAGTAGGATGGATATTTGTGGTTATGGAATTAGTAGGCGATTACTCCGAAAATCCGTTTGAAGGACTTGCTACTGATGTGCCCATGCTCTCCATCTGCAGAACAATAGAAATAGACTTGTTGCAAATGCTTGGCAAAAAAGACATTCCAAAACCAATACAAGCAAAAAACGGCATTCTGATGTAA
- a CDS encoding DUF4097 family beta strand repeat-containing protein, whose product MKIYLALLLFGLGFTVNAQIKTGQEPYLTKSLAKESIKEVEVKTSGGSIAVTGGNAADARVEVFVNSNRERSGQTLSKEEIQQRLTADYDLTLSASNGKLIARARPKEKDMDWKRGLNISFRVFVPQNVSTELTTSGGGIQLANISGEQHFTTSGGDLQIDRVSGRTKGSTSGGSIHLKNSKDNIDLNTSGGDIEATDCTGDMRLATSGGSLQLTNLNGIVEASTSGGDVNGRNITGELSARTSGGDIDLRDLACTLETSTSGGNLEVAIKKPGKYIKLSNSGGDISLQLPKNIAADLDLQADQVNVGKLDAFNGTIEKDEVRGKLNGGGIRITADAGSGNVSLSVR is encoded by the coding sequence ATGAAAATTTATTTAGCGCTCTTATTATTTGGCCTTGGTTTTACGGTAAATGCCCAGATTAAAACCGGTCAAGAACCTTACCTTACTAAATCCCTGGCTAAGGAATCCATAAAAGAAGTAGAAGTAAAAACCTCGGGCGGCAGCATTGCCGTTACGGGTGGCAACGCTGCCGATGCCCGCGTGGAAGTATTCGTCAACAGCAACCGGGAACGCTCCGGCCAAACTCTAAGCAAAGAAGAAATTCAGCAACGGCTAACCGCCGATTATGACCTTACCCTAAGTGCCAGCAACGGTAAGCTTATTGCCCGGGCCCGGCCAAAAGAAAAAGATATGGACTGGAAACGGGGTCTGAATATTTCATTCCGGGTATTTGTACCGCAAAACGTTTCTACGGAGTTAACTACCAGCGGGGGTGGTATACAGTTAGCCAATATTTCGGGGGAGCAGCATTTTACCACCAGCGGCGGCGACTTACAAATTGACCGGGTAAGCGGCCGAACTAAAGGCAGTACTTCCGGCGGGAGTATTCACCTGAAAAATTCAAAAGATAATATAGATTTAAACACCAGCGGCGGCGACATTGAGGCCACGGATTGCACCGGCGATATGCGGCTCGCTACCTCGGGCGGCTCTTTGCAGTTAACTAATTTAAACGGAATAGTAGAAGCCAGTACCTCAGGCGGCGACGTGAATGGCCGTAATATTACCGGCGAATTAAGTGCCCGTACGTCGGGCGGCGATATTGATTTGCGCGACCTGGCCTGCACCCTCGAAACTTCTACGAGCGGCGGCAATTTAGAAGTGGCGATTAAAAAGCCCGGCAAATACATTAAACTCAGCAATTCAGGGGGTGATATTTCCCTGCAACTACCCAAAAACATTGCGGCCGACCTGGATTTACAAGCGGATCAGGTGAACGTAGGCAAACTGGACGCCTTTAACGGCACCATCGAAAAAGACGAAGTAAGAGGCAAATTAAACGGCGGCGGCATCCGAATCACCGCCGATGCCGGTAGCGGGAATGTATCGTTGTCGGTCCGGTAA
- a CDS encoding SDR family oxidoreductase: MNRILVTGATGQLGSAVIETLVKKIPASQISILTRKEEKRVKFQAEGFPAYLGDYDDVDALEKAMAGVDTVLLISAGDEGNRRQQHQNVVNAAQKAGVKNIAYTSRSLKNRATLANKLMVDHFETEDYIIASGLKYAFFRNVLYLDAIPLFIGKQATETGISLPAGDGKVAYALRSEMGEAMAHVLLQEEWENKIYNFNGGKAYSFYDIAAALTELSGKEVKYTAMETTAFEGMMKQRGLPEPVIKKIVAFLTDIKQNQEAEIGNELAIHLGRKPIALKDGLKTLFGL; encoded by the coding sequence ATGAATAGAATATTAGTAACCGGTGCAACGGGCCAACTAGGCAGTGCCGTCATCGAAACCTTGGTAAAAAAAATTCCCGCCAGTCAAATTTCAATCCTTACCCGTAAAGAAGAAAAACGAGTTAAATTTCAAGCGGAAGGCTTCCCTGCGTATTTAGGTGATTATGACGACGTAGATGCTCTTGAAAAAGCCATGGCCGGAGTGGACACCGTTTTACTTATTTCGGCCGGTGACGAAGGTAACCGCAGGCAACAACACCAAAATGTGGTGAACGCTGCCCAAAAAGCCGGGGTAAAAAATATAGCTTATACCAGCCGGTCTTTAAAAAACAGAGCTACTTTAGCCAATAAACTAATGGTGGACCATTTTGAAACAGAAGATTATATTATAGCAAGTGGACTGAAATACGCTTTTTTTAGAAATGTATTGTACCTGGACGCCATACCTTTGTTTATTGGCAAGCAAGCCACCGAAACAGGTATTTCTTTACCGGCCGGCGATGGAAAAGTGGCTTATGCTTTAAGAAGCGAAATGGGCGAAGCAATGGCCCATGTTTTACTGCAGGAAGAATGGGAAAATAAAATTTATAATTTCAACGGCGGCAAAGCGTATTCCTTTTACGATATTGCTGCTGCTCTTACCGAGCTTTCGGGCAAAGAAGTAAAATACACCGCCATGGAAACCACCGCCTTCGAAGGAATGATGAAACAAAGAGGTTTACCCGAACCCGTAATCAAGAAAATTGTTGCTTTTCTAACGGACATTAAACAAAATCAGGAAGCAGAAATCGGCAATGAACTGGCGATTCATTTAGGCCGAAAACCAATAGCACTAAAAGACGGATTAAAAACCTTATTTGGCTTGTAA
- a CDS encoding helix-turn-helix domain-containing protein, producing the protein MASLAANHLKTIADYHRFMELPKPEHPLVSVVKFEDIKRKSSNCPGSIIHNFYSIALKKNFNGKLKYGQQDFDFDEGVMHFMSPKQVLTIEPNAPEFTHSGWLLLIHPDFLWHTALAKNIKQYEYFSYNVNEALHLSEKEETLVTGIMQNIALEYHTSIDKYSQNVIIAQIELLLTYSERFYQRQFITRKIVNHKILNQLEDLLTSYFKDDSLIKKGIPSVQFISDRLHISPNYLSRLLKMLTGQSTKQFAQDKLMDLAKEKLSTTNLAINEIAYDLGFEHPQSFSKLFKSKTNLSPLEFRQTFN; encoded by the coding sequence ATGGCTTCCTTAGCAGCAAATCACTTAAAAACCATTGCCGACTATCATCGGTTTATGGAACTGCCCAAGCCCGAACATCCTTTGGTAAGTGTGGTAAAATTTGAAGACATTAAACGAAAATCCTCGAATTGTCCGGGCAGTATTATTCACAATTTCTATTCTATTGCCCTGAAAAAAAACTTTAATGGAAAATTAAAATATGGGCAACAAGATTTTGATTTTGACGAAGGCGTAATGCACTTTATGTCACCAAAACAAGTTTTGACAATAGAGCCAAACGCACCAGAATTTACGCATTCAGGCTGGCTATTGCTTATTCATCCCGATTTCCTTTGGCATACGGCATTGGCTAAAAATATAAAGCAGTACGAATATTTTAGCTACAACGTAAATGAAGCCCTGCATCTTTCTGAGAAGGAAGAAACGTTGGTAACCGGAATCATGCAAAATATTGCCCTAGAGTATCATACCAGCATCGACAAATACAGTCAGAATGTTATTATTGCGCAAATAGAATTGCTACTAACTTATTCGGAACGTTTTTATCAGCGCCAATTTATTACCCGGAAGATTGTTAATCACAAAATACTTAATCAATTGGAAGACCTGCTTACCAGTTATTTCAAAGACGATAGTTTAATAAAAAAAGGAATTCCATCGGTTCAGTTTATTTCGGACAGGTTACACATTTCTCCCAATTATTTAAGCCGTTTACTTAAAATGCTCACCGGACAAAGCACGAAGCAATTTGCACAAGACAAGTTAATGGACTTAGCTAAAGAAAAATTATCCACTACCAACCTGGCAATTAATGAAATTGCTTACGACTTGGGTTTTGAACATCCTCAATCGTTTAGTAAACTTTTCAAAAGCAAAACCAACTTATCGCCTTTAGAATTTAGGCAGACATTTAACTAA
- the bla gene encoding subclass B1 metallo-beta-lactamase: MKKYQLLFLFSFLIFGFISAQTSQNNPNSKTESLTIQKISNHVYQHTSFLQTESFGKVPCNGMIVFDKTEAIIFDTPPDNKTSLELITWVKNKLHCKIKAIIPTHFHSDCLGGLEEFHKHSIPSYANNETIAIAKSKNIIVPQNGFNDLLELKVGDKKVLVEYFGPGHTQDNVVGYFPDEKIMFGGCLIKELGAGKGNLEDANTMAWPITVTKLKEKYPNTAFIIPGHGKSGGTELLDYTIKLFAPK, encoded by the coding sequence ATGAAAAAATACCAACTGCTTTTCCTTTTTAGTTTTTTAATCTTTGGATTCATCTCCGCCCAAACAAGCCAAAACAACCCAAACAGCAAAACGGAATCGCTTACCATTCAAAAAATTAGCAATCACGTTTACCAGCACACTTCGTTTCTGCAAACCGAAAGCTTTGGTAAAGTTCCGTGCAATGGCATGATTGTTTTTGATAAAACCGAAGCCATTATTTTTGACACTCCCCCCGATAATAAAACCTCTTTAGAATTAATTACTTGGGTAAAAAATAAACTGCATTGTAAAATTAAAGCCATTATTCCCACTCATTTCCATTCCGATTGTTTAGGTGGCTTAGAGGAGTTTCACAAACATAGCATTCCTTCTTACGCGAATAATGAAACCATTGCTATTGCCAAATCTAAAAATATAATCGTGCCGCAAAATGGATTCAACGATTTGCTGGAATTAAAAGTGGGGGACAAAAAAGTGCTGGTCGAGTACTTTGGTCCAGGCCATACTCAAGATAATGTAGTGGGTTACTTTCCGGATGAAAAAATTATGTTCGGGGGTTGTTTAATTAAAGAACTAGGGGCCGGAAAAGGAAATTTAGAAGATGCTAATACTATGGCTTGGCCTATAACCGTAACAAAATTAAAAGAAAAGTACCCCAATACAGCCTTCATTATTCCCGGTCACGGAAAATCAGGCGGCACCGAACTATTAGATTATACGATTAAACTATTTGCGCCAAAGTAA
- a CDS encoding LutB/LldF family L-lactate oxidation iron-sulfur protein — translation MTKIKQFLQDSETKSFDLNHRRIIKYNIGKYNLAVKQGLQQYRNHELARDRASFIKTNVINNLDKYLVEFENNFTQRGGKVIWAQNKEEALREIGQIMKRKRAKSVVKSKSMTTEEIHLNEFLEKNGIETVETDLGEYIVQLAEQRPYHIVTPAMHMSKKDISDLFVKKLKIAPTDDAQQLVLTARRLMRDKYTAAEVGITGGNYLIADIGGVAVTENEGNGRLSTTFPKTHIAIVGIEKMIPSIMDLDLFWPLLATSGTGQNVTVYNTIFTGPRQPQEKDGPEEMYVILLDNGRTDLLALPEKREALNCIRCGACLNVCPVYRNIGGHAYETTYSGPIGSVISPHYNGMAEHKHLSYASSLCGACTSVCPVKINIHELLLLNRQQSVAEGLADNQEKLTFQLWTKAMKNRRLMDLVPVALKNMALRLILKDTWSRKREPLQVAPKSFGKLYKEYQKKK, via the coding sequence TTGACAAAGATAAAACAGTTTTTGCAGGACTCAGAAACCAAGTCGTTTGACCTGAACCACCGGCGAATTATAAAATATAATATTGGCAAGTATAACCTGGCCGTAAAACAAGGCTTACAACAATATCGCAACCACGAATTGGCGCGCGATCGGGCTTCGTTTATTAAAACCAACGTTATAAATAACCTGGATAAATACCTGGTTGAGTTCGAAAATAATTTCACCCAGCGGGGGGGTAAAGTGATCTGGGCCCAAAACAAGGAAGAAGCTTTGCGCGAAATCGGCCAGATTATGAAGCGCAAACGGGCCAAATCGGTGGTAAAATCTAAATCCATGACGACCGAGGAAATTCATTTAAATGAATTCCTGGAGAAAAACGGCATTGAAACCGTAGAAACCGATTTAGGCGAATACATTGTGCAACTCGCCGAACAGCGGCCTTACCATATTGTAACGCCAGCCATGCACATGTCTAAAAAAGATATTTCGGACTTGTTCGTGAAAAAGCTTAAGATTGCCCCTACCGACGATGCCCAGCAACTGGTTTTAACGGCCCGCCGGTTGATGCGCGATAAATATACGGCCGCCGAGGTAGGTATTACCGGCGGCAATTACCTAATTGCCGATATTGGCGGGGTAGCCGTAACCGAAAACGAAGGCAACGGCCGTTTATCCACCACTTTCCCGAAAACGCACATTGCTATAGTGGGTATTGAGAAAATGATTCCCAGCATTATGGATCTGGATCTGTTCTGGCCTTTGCTGGCTACCAGCGGCACCGGCCAAAACGTTACGGTTTACAATACTATTTTTACCGGCCCGCGGCAACCGCAAGAAAAAGATGGTCCGGAAGAAATGTACGTTATTTTGCTCGATAACGGCCGCACCGATTTATTGGCTTTGCCCGAGAAACGCGAAGCCCTTAATTGTATTCGCTGCGGGGCGTGTTTAAACGTTTGCCCGGTGTACCGCAACATTGGCGGCCATGCCTACGAAACTACTTACAGTGGCCCGATTGGTTCCGTCATTTCGCCGCATTATAACGGCATGGCCGAGCATAAACATTTGAGTTATGCCAGTTCGTTGTGCGGTGCTTGCACCTCGGTATGTCCGGTTAAAATCAACATTCACGAACTATTGCTGCTCAATCGCCAGCAAAGCGTGGCCGAAGGCTTGGCGGATAACCAGGAAAAATTAACTTTTCAGTTGTGGACCAAAGCCATGAAAAACCGGCGTTTGATGGATTTAGTACCGGTGGCCTTAAAAAACATGGCTTTGCGCCTGATTTTAAAAGATACCTGGAGCCGCAAACGCGAGCCCTTACAAGTTGCCCCCAAATCTTTTGGAAAACTTTACAAAGAATACCAGAAGAAAAAATAA
- a CDS encoding glycerophosphodiester phosphodiesterase, giving the protein MEVLQLFFRMRLYKDSYSVLWSGLFLVSLLWTGCSNTPEKIRLINQKRKVMLAAHRGASEVAPENTLAAIQKALDSPADFIEIDIHQTLDSQLVVMHDATLDRTTNGEGAISDLPLSAIKKLDAGSWFKPEFKKEKVPTLEEVLQLVKGRKKLLIELKKGDDFYPGMPHRTIALLQKYHARSWCVLQSFHDEILQEIWQNEYNVPTHKLIVGKLPMLPVYFDVSLRFGYFDKYYRASAINAHHYFATRGFVKLVHNAGFKTFVWTADDPSEINKLVDRGVDGIITNAVSSLIVQ; this is encoded by the coding sequence ATGGAAGTTCTACAGTTATTTTTCCGAATGCGGCTTTATAAAGATTCTTACTCTGTTTTGTGGAGCGGCTTGTTTTTAGTGAGTTTGTTGTGGACGGGTTGTTCTAACACGCCGGAAAAAATCCGGTTAATAAATCAGAAACGAAAAGTAATGCTGGCGGCTCACCGGGGGGCTTCGGAAGTAGCACCGGAAAACACTTTAGCGGCCATTCAAAAAGCCTTAGATTCCCCCGCCGATTTTATCGAAATTGATATTCACCAGACCCTCGATTCGCAATTGGTAGTAATGCACGATGCCACTCTTGACCGGACAACCAACGGCGAAGGCGCTATATCGGACTTACCGTTATCGGCAATAAAAAAACTAGATGCCGGTAGCTGGTTTAAACCAGAATTTAAAAAAGAAAAAGTACCAACCCTGGAAGAAGTTCTGCAACTGGTAAAAGGCCGCAAAAAGTTACTCATTGAATTAAAAAAAGGCGATGATTTTTATCCAGGAATGCCCCATCGAACGATTGCTCTGTTGCAGAAGTACCATGCCCGTAGTTGGTGCGTGCTACAATCTTTCCACGACGAGATTCTTCAGGAAATCTGGCAAAACGAATACAACGTGCCTACGCACAAGCTAATAGTAGGTAAATTACCTATGTTGCCGGTTTATTTTGATGTAAGCCTACGATTCGGTTATTTCGATAAATATTACCGGGCTTCGGCCATAAATGCGCACCACTATTTTGCTACTCGCGGCTTTGTGAAACTGGTGCATAATGCCGGCTTCAAAACGTTTGTCTGGACGGCCGATGATCCCAGCGAAATTAATAAACTCGTAGACCGAGGCGTAGACGGAATAATAACCAATGCGGTTTCTTCTTTAATAGTACAGTAA
- a CDS encoding DUF1835 domain-containing protein, with protein sequence MLHILNGDGMAEPFKQAAIPADDCIVWREILSEGPIVDQDSTVEFWQARQHYITQTYQEAPTTYVLKVTTEVKHLDTYSQHNEVVLWFEHDLLCQINLLYLLHWFAQHNLNKTSLSLVCIGSHPEKPDFKGLGELSPEQLAALFPQRQVLTPADLALGDRGWKAYAAPTPEPLIYFLQKEDFTRLPLLPIALHAHLTRFPSVQNGLNAIEQLLLEIIATNQLTTTELFEKFWQRTSLFGLGDAQIVNYLVELEQAELIQIQETISITDLGNKTLRSECDYVQLHPVNRWLGGVHLQPGIPYWRWNRANEEILML encoded by the coding sequence ATGCTGCATATTCTGAATGGCGACGGAATGGCTGAACCGTTTAAACAAGCCGCTATACCCGCCGATGATTGTATTGTTTGGCGCGAAATTTTGTCGGAAGGTCCTATTGTAGACCAAGACTCAACCGTTGAATTTTGGCAAGCCCGGCAGCACTATATCACCCAAACGTACCAGGAAGCTCCTACCACTTACGTATTAAAAGTAACTACCGAAGTTAAACACCTCGACACGTATAGCCAGCACAACGAAGTAGTTTTGTGGTTTGAACACGATTTGCTTTGCCAGATAAATTTACTGTATCTGCTGCACTGGTTTGCGCAGCATAATTTAAATAAAACTTCTCTAAGCCTGGTTTGCATCGGCTCGCACCCGGAAAAGCCGGATTTTAAAGGTTTAGGTGAATTATCTCCCGAACAATTAGCCGCTTTGTTTCCGCAGCGGCAAGTACTTACTCCCGCCGACTTAGCTTTAGGCGATCGCGGTTGGAAAGCTTACGCAGCGCCCACGCCCGAACCTTTAATTTACTTTTTACAGAAAGAAGATTTCACCCGTTTACCCTTACTCCCTATTGCCTTACATGCCCATTTAACCCGGTTTCCGTCGGTACAAAATGGCTTAAATGCTATAGAACAGCTACTATTAGAAATTATCGCCACAAACCAACTTACCACAACTGAATTATTCGAGAAATTTTGGCAACGTACCAGCTTATTTGGTCTCGGCGATGCTCAGATTGTGAACTACCTGGTAGAGTTGGAACAAGCAGAGTTAATTCAAATTCAGGAAACAATTTCCATTACCGATTTAGGAAATAAAACTTTACGGTCGGAATGCGATTACGTGCAACTTCACCCGGTAAACCGCTGGTTAGGTGGGGTTCATTTACAACCCGGTATTCCTTACTGGCGTTGGAATCGCGCAAACGAGGAGATACTAATGTTGTAA